A window of the Candidatus Jettenia caeni genome harbors these coding sequences:
- a CDS encoding putative cytochrome c oxidase subunit produces MKYTILLLVFIILSGCASGEKKKALEYLPPDAPVQEIYMTARQFEFTPDIIHVKQGTHVVLEIESLDVTHGFKLTQYGINVTIPAKTKTTVEFYAQEPGTYPFKCAHFCGVGHFGMNGKLIVE; encoded by the coding sequence ATGAAATACACAATTCTTTTACTCGTTTTTATTATTCTTTCTGGATGTGCTTCTGGAGAGAAAAAAAAGGCGTTAGAATATTTACCTCCTGATGCTCCGGTACAGGAGATTTATATGACTGCGCGACAATTTGAATTTACACCTGATATAATTCATGTCAAACAAGGCACTCATGTTGTTTTGGAGATAGAGAGCCTTGATGTTACTCATGGCTTTAAGCTCACTCAGTATGGAATTAATGTGACCATTCCTGCAAAAACAAAAACTACCGTTGAGTTTTATGCTCAGGAACCCGGAACATATCCTTTTAAATGTGCCCACTTTTGCGGCGTTGGACATTTTGGAATGAACGGAAAACTTATTGTAGAGTGA
- a CDS encoding cold shock protein: protein MATGTVKWFNDKKGFGFISQENGEDVFVHQTSIQSEGFRTLAEGDKVEFEIVKDQKGYKAAKVVKL from the coding sequence ATGGCAACTGGAACAGTAAAATGGTTTAACGATAAGAAAGGATTCGGTTTTATTTCTCAGGAAAATGGAGAAGATGTTTTTGTGCATCAAACCTCGATCCAATCTGAGGGGTTCAGGACTCTTGCAGAGGGAGATAAAGTAGAATTTGAAATCGTAAAAGACCAAAAAGGCTACAAGGCCGCAAAAGTCGTCAAATTATAA